The Terriglobales bacterium genome segment TCCAAGGGCTGCCCCAACGTGCTCAACCTGATGTACGAGCCCGACCGGCGCATCGCGGTGGAGTGGGCGGCGATGCGGAAGTCGGACGGCACCGCCACCTACCCGGTGAAGCTCACGCTCTACTGCGACGACCGCGCCGGCATGCTGAAGCAGGTCACCGCCGTCATCTCCGACGACAACACCAACATCCGCAACATCGAAGCGCGCTCGGCGGATTCGCAGGCGACCATCGACGTCACCATCGACACCGAGGACCTGAAGCACCTGGAGCGCATCGTGGCGGGGCTGCGGAAGCTGCCGGGGGTGCGCGACGTGCAGCGCAACAAGCGGGTGTGATGGAAGCAATAAGCGATAGGCAATAAGCGTGGAGCGCGCTCGCCCCCGGAACGCGCGTAATAGAATCCCTTCCAGTGCTTTCCGAACTGATCACCGGAGTCGCAGCGGCGGGCGCCGCCGCGGGTGTGTTCGCCTACGGGGCGCGGGCGCCGCAGTCGCAGCTGTTCGGTCCGGCTTTCTGCGGGACGCCGGGAAGGGGGAAGCAGCTCGCGCTCACTTACGACGACGGCCCCAACGATCCGTGGACGCAGAAGCTGCTGGACGTGCTCGACCGCCATGGCGTGAAAGCGACGTTCTTCCTGATCGGGCGGTACGTGGAGCTGCGCCCGGAGATCGCGCGCGAGGTCGCGGCGCGCGGGCACGTGGTCGGCAACCACACCTGGTCGCACCCCGACCTGGTGTTCACCTCGAAAGCGACGCTCGAGTCGGAGCTGAAGAAGACGGAAGCCGCGCTCACGCAGGCCGTGGGCGCGCACTCGAGGTTGTTCCGGCCGCCGTTCGGCGCGCGGCGGCCAGCGACGCTGAAGACCGCGCGCGCGCTGGGCCTCGAGCCCATCCTGTGGTCGGTGACCTGTTGGGACTGGTCGGCGAAGAGCCCGGAGGCCATCGTGAAGAAGGCCGCGCGGCGGATCCGCGGCGGCGACGTCATCCTGCTGCACGATGGCGGGCATTTGGCGTTCGGGGCCGACCGAGTGCACACGGTGGCGGCGACGGATGAACTCATCCGGCGCTACCAGGGCGAGGGGTTCGAGTTCGTGACGGTGCCGGAGATGCGGGCGTCACCAGACTCTTAGGCTTGTCATTCCGAGCGAAGCGAGGAATCTGCTTTTCGTGACGAAGAAGCAGATTCCTCGTCGCTACGCTCCTCGGAATGACAAGTCATAGGGAAGGAAACGCTTCCCGCGCCGCTTCTACCGTGAGCCGCACCTCGTCTTCGGTGTGCGCGCCGGAGAGGAACGCCGCCTCGAATTGCGAGGGCGGCAGGTAGACGCCGCGCTCCAGCATCGCGCGATGCCACTTGCCGAAGGCGGCGGTGTCGGACTTCGCCGCCGAATCCCAGTCCGTGACTTTCCCCGGCTGGAAGAACCAGGTGAACATCGAGCGGACGCGGTTGGCCATCAGCTTCACGCCCGCTTCTTCTGCCGCGGCGCAGACCTTCTCGACCAGCACGCCGGCGAGCGATTCCAGGCGCGTGTAAAGCTCGGGGTGCGCCTTCAGGTGCTTCAGGGTCGCGAGGCCGGCGGCCATGGCGAGCGGGTTGCCGCTGAGCGTGCCCGCCTGGTAGACGGGGCCGAGGGGCGCGACCGTGTTCATGATCTCGGCGCGGCCGCCGTAGGCGCCCACCGGCAGCCCGCCGCCGATGATCTTGCCGAGCGTCGTCATGTCGGGCTTGATGCGGTAGAGCTGCTGCGCGCCGCCGTAGGAGACGCGGAAGCCGGTCATCACCTCGTCGAAGATGAGCACCGCGCCGTCGCGCCGCGTGATCTCGCGCAGCGCTTCGAGGTACCCCGGCGCGGGCGGGACGCAGCCCATGTTGCCGACCACCGGCTCCACGATGACGCACGCGATCTGCCCCTTGAACCTCGTGAACGCCTGCTCGACCGCGGTGACGGAGTTGTAGGGGAGCGCGAGGGTGAACTGCGCGAGTTCGTCGAGCACGCCGGCGGAGCCGGCGATGCCGAGCGTCGCCACGCCGGAGCCGGCCTTGACCAGCAGGGAATCGGCGTGGCCGTGGTAGCAGCCTTCGAACTTGACCAGGTATTTGCGTTCGGTGAAGCCGCGCGCCAGGCGGATGGCCGACATCGTCGCCTCGGTGCCGGACGAGACGAAGCGGACTTTTTCGCACGACGGGAAGGCGTCGAGCACCGCCTCGGCGAGCTCGAGTTCGAGCGGGGTGGAAGCGCCGAAGCTCGCGCCCGAGCGCGCGCCCGCCTCGATCACGCGCGTCACTTCCGGATGGCAGTGGCCGAGGATGAGCGGACCCCAAGAGCCGACGTAGTCGATGTACTCGTTGCCGTCGGCGTCCCACATGTGCGAGCCGGAGCCGCGGACGATCCACGGCGGGTCGCCGCCCACGGCGCGGAAGGCGCGCACCGGGGAATCGACGCCGCCGGGGATCACGCGCTCGGCGCGCTCTTGCAGCTTGCGGGAGAGGTCGGTCTTGCGGGGCATGGGGAACGGAACACTATAGCAGCGCGATCAGCGCGTGAAGGCATGGCGGGCGAGGACCGCTGCTACCGTGTAATAGAGCGGGGAGAGAATCACCCAAGACCAGAATGAGGCGGCGGGAAACGGCTCAGCATGAGCGGCTGCATCGGCCTTAAGGGTGCGATAGAGCAGCACGTCAAGGCCGGCGAGTATGGCCGCTCCACAAGCCGCCACGGTTCCGGGGTTCGGAAAGAGAGATGAAATAAGGAACCCTCCTACCCAAGGCAATGCAGCAGAAGACAGCGCGACGAGCTTACGTCCGATCGGGGTGGGAGGCGGCGCATTCCAAGGTCTGTCAACCTCTCCGGTTCCGGTGTCGCGGACTACGAGCCGCGTTGGAACTCCGAGGGCATCGGAGAGTTCGCTCGCCACAGCCGGCAAGTCGTGCAGCAGCGGATAGTAGCTGGTGTGAGACAAGACCCTTTCATCGCCGCCGTGGGATACCGTCACTATCTCGAGTGCTTCCCTACTGCCGAAGTTTTCCACGAACCTGAATGCCAGGGAGACAAGCCCGGCACGGCCTACAGCCAGCGAACTAGTACCGAACAAGGACGGACGCACGAATCTCAGTTCTTGCGCGTCTACCTCGAACCTGCCAAAGCCGGATCGCCGAATGATCCAGCGCCCCAAGACGGCTGCGGTCACTATGAGGAAACCAACGATGTCCCACTGAACACTCTCGCCGAAGCGCGTCCGCCGCCAAACTTCGTAGCCGGCGAGTGCTACCGAGGGGCTTGCCACGACCAATGCCCATACCCAGCCGGGGATGGTGCTGGAGCGGATTCTAATGACGCGTTTCACGCGGCCGCATCTTAAACCCTACAGGCGTCGTCGTGCGCCACACTGGTAGAATCAAAGCTGAGTCATGGTCCAGCCATTCGTCCGCGAACTGTTCGTGGACGTGGAAAAGTCTGACGCCCTCAAGCGTGCGATACCCCCTCTGAAGGGTCGCGCGGGGCGGATACGTGTCGCTGGACTCACCCCGACTGCCAAAGCCCTGCATCTTCCGCTGCTGCGGCGCGCGGGGCAGAAGCCGCTGCTGGTCGTCGTCCGGAACAACAAGGCGGCGGAGGCGCTGCTGCCGGTAGTGCGCGCGTTCTGCGAGCTGACCGGCGCGGCGGAGCCGGAGGCCGCCATCGCGCTGCCGGCCTACGACGTGCTGCCGTTCGAGAACCAGTCGCCGCATCCCGAGATCCAGGAAGAGCGCGCGGCGACGCTGTGGAAGATCGCCACGGGGGCGGCGGAGATCGTGCTTGCGCCGCTGGAGTCGGCGCTCATGCGGATGCGGCCGGCGGAGGCTTACGCGGCGCTGGCGCGCACGCTGCGCAAAGGCGAGAGCGTCGACAGCGACCTCCTGGTCGAGCACCTGAACCTGGTCGGCTACGTGAAGGTGGACGTGGTCGAGATGCCGGGGCAGTACGCCGTGCGCGGCGGCATCCTGGACGTGTACTCGCCCGAGATGGATCGGCCGGTGCGCGCGGAGTTCTTCGGCGACGAGCTCGAGTCGCTGCGGAAGTTCGATCCGGCGTCGCAGCGCTCGCAGAACCCGCTGGACGAGGCGGTGCTGCTGCCGCTGACCGAGACCGCCGTGAGCGAAGCGACGCTGGCCGCCATCCACGCGCGCCTCTCGGGCGGGCGCATCACGGGCGCGCAGGCCACGGTGGAAGAGGCCGTGGTCGCGACCGGCGTGAGCGTCTTTCCCGGCTGGGAGCTGTACGCGCCGGTCGCGGGCGCTCCGGCGACGCTGCTCGACCTGCTGCCGGAAGCGGTCGTCTTCGTGGACGAGCCAAGCGAAGTGACTGCCGAGATCGACGTCTTCTGGGAGAAACTGGAGCGCGCGCACGAGCAGTCGGGCGTCGGGAACCTGGTGAAGCCGGAGGAGCTGTTTCTCTCCGCCGAGGAGTGGCAGGCCGCGCTCGCGCAGCGCGCCGGCGGGGCGCTGGAACATCTCGGTATCGAGACCGGCGACACCGAGACCATCACGCTGCAATCGCAGCCCACGCCGCGCTTTCATGGCGCCGTGCCGGCGCTGGTGGAAGAGGTGCAGCGGCTGACGGCGGACGGGCGCCGCGTGCTGTTCTGCGCCGGCTCCACCGGCGAGATGGAGCGGCTGGCCGACATCTTCACCGAATACAACGTGCCGTTCCGCATGGGGATGCGCACCGGCACCGCCGGCGGCGAGACTTTCCTCGACGAAGCCGCGTACTTCACCGAAGACGTGTTCGCGACGGTGCTGGTGCGCGCGTATGTGCCCGACGGCGTCCAGCTGCCCGAAGCGAAGCTCACCGTGTTCGGGTCGCGCGACCTGTTCGACGAATCGGAAGCTGCCGCCGCGCGGCCGCTGAAGCAGAAGTCGAAGACCGCGGCGTTCATGTCGGACTTTCGCGACCTCGCCGTCGGCGACTACGTGGTGCACGTGGAGCACGGCATCGGCCAGTACGTGGGGCTGCGCGAGATCGACCAGGAGGGCGCGAAGGCCGAGTTCATGGTGCTGGAGTACGCCGAGGGCGCGAAGCTCTACGTGCCGCTCACGCGCCTCGACCTGATCCAGAAATATCGCTCGGCGGAGGGCGCGAAGCCGGCGCTGAGCCGCCTGGGCACGGCGGCGTGGCAGAAGACCAAGGCGCGCGTGAAGAAGGCCATGAAAGACATGGCCGACGAGCTGCTGAAGCTCTACGCCGCGCGCAAGACCGCGCAAGGCCACGCCTTCCCCGCCGACACCGAGTGGCAGAAGGAATTCGAGGACGCGTTCGAGTTCGCCGAGACCGAGGACCAGGACCTGGCCATCGCCGACATCAAGCGCGACATGCAGTCGCCGCAGCCCATGGACCGCCTGCTGTGCGGCGACGTGGGGTACGGCAAGACCGAGGTCGCGATGCGCGCGGCCTTCAAGGCGGTGAGCGACGGCAAGCAGGTCGCGGTGCTCGCGCCCACCACCATCCTCGCCTTCCAGCACTACGAGACGTTCCAAGACCGCTTCAAGCAGTTCCCGCTGACGGTCGAGATGATCTCGCGCTTCCGCTCGCCCAAGCAGCAGAAGGAGATCGTGGAGCGCGTGGCGCAGGGCAAGGTCGACGTGCTCATCGGCACGCACCGCCTGCTCTCGAAGGACATCGTGTTCCAGGACCTCGGGCTGCTGATCGTGGACGAGGAGCAGCGCTTCGGCGTCCGGCACAAAGAGCGGCTGAAGCAGATGCGCAAGGAGGTGGACGTGCTGACGATGAGCGCGACGCCCATCCCGCGCACGCTGCACATGGCGGTGGTCGGGCTCCGGGACATGAGCGTGATCGAGACGCCGCCGCGGGACCGCATCGCCATCCAGACGGTCGTGGCTGCGTTCGACGAGAAGCTGATCAAGAATGCCATCGAGCAGGAGCTCGACCGCGGCGGCCAGGTCTACTTCGTCCACAACCGCGTGGATTCCATCTACGAGATCGCAGAGAAGATCCGCGAGCTGGCGCCGAAGGCGCGCATCCTCGTCGGGCACGGACAGATGAGCGAGCACGAACTGGAGAAGGTGATGTATGCGTTCGTGCGCCACCAGGCCGACGTGCTGATCGCCACCACCATCATCGAGAACGGGCTCGACATCCCCCTGTGCAACACCATCCTCATCAACCGCGCCGACCGGCACGGGCTCTCGGAGCTCTACCAGCTGCGCGGGCGCGTGGGGCGCTCGAACCGCCGCGCGTATGCGTATTTGCTGGTGCCGCCGGAGCAGGAGCTGACCGCCATCGCGCGCCGCCGGCTGGCCGCGCTCAAGGAATTCTCGGACCTCGGCGCCGGCTTCAAGATCGCCGCGCTCGACCTGGAGCTAAGAGGCGCCGGGAACCTGCTGGGCGGAGAGCAGAGCGGGCACATCGACGCCGTCGGCTTCGAGCTCTACACCTCGATGCTGGAGCGCACCATCCGCGAGCTGAAGGGCGAGGTGAGCGAGGAAGCGGCCGAGACGCAGCTGAACCTCGGCCTCAACATCCGCATCCCGCCGGAGTACATCGCGGAGGAGAACCAGCGGCTGCGGATGTACAAGCGCGTGGCGGCGGTCGAGACCGCGCAGCAGCTCGGCGACGTGCGCGACGAGCTCGCCGACCGCTACGGCGAGATGCCGGCCGCGGTCCGCAACCTGCTAGCCTACGCCGAGCTGAAGCTCGCGGCCGAGCGCGTGGGCGTGGCCGGCATCGACCGCCGGCGCGACGTCGTGAACGTGAAGTTCACCGAGAAGGCGAACATCGACGCCGACAAGCTCGCGCACTTCGTGGCGCAGGAGCGCGGCGCGCAGTTCACGCCGGCAGGGATCCTGAAATTCCAGCTCAAATCGACGCGGCCCGAAGATGTGCTCACGCGGCTGAAAGAGTTGCTGAGCGACCTGGCTGCGGAAGAAGTCAGGGTCGCCTGATTGCCGATTGCCAATCGCCGATTGCCGATTGGGTGGGCCCCAGGACTAGAATGGCCGCGCCATGGATCCAGCCGAGTTGAAGCAAAGAACCAGGAAGTTTGCCGTGCGGGTGTTCAAGATGGCCGATGCGCTTCCGCGCTCCGCCGCATCGCAGGTGATTGCTCGACAAGTGCTCCGATCGAGCAGTTCGGTGGCCGCGAACTATCGCTCGGCATGTCGCGCGCGTTCGCACGCAGAGTTCATCGCGCGCCTCGGCGTCGCCGAAGACGAAGCCGATGAGACCGTATTCTGGCTGGAGATGATCATTGAGGCCGGATTGCTGCCTGCGGCCAAGCTCGTCAAGCTGATGGACGAAGCTCGCCAACTCACGGCCATTCTGGTCGCATCTCGTAAGACTTCCAAGCGCCGTGAAGATCGGCAATCGGCGATTGGCGATCGGCAATGAAGAAGATTCGCAAGGCGGTGTTTCCGGCGGCCGGTCTGGGCACGCGCTTTCTCCCCGCGACGAAAGCGCAGCCGAAAGAGATGCTGCCGCTGGTCGACAAGCCCATCATCCAGTACGGCGTGGAAGAAGCGCTGGCGGCGGGCTGCGACCAGATCATCATCGTCACCGGGCGCGGCAAGTCGGCCATCGAAGACCACTTCGACGTCAGCTACGAGCTGGAGAAGATGCTGGAGGAGCGCGGCAAGCACGACCTGCTGACCATCGTGCGGCAGATCAGCGACATGATCCACGTCGCGTACGTGCGCCAGAAGGAAGCCATGGGGCTCGGCCACGCGGTGCTGATGGCGCGCGAACTGGTGGGCGACGAGCCCTTCGCCGTGCTGCTCGCCGACGACGTGATCGACGCGCGCACGCCCTGCCTCAAGCAGATGGCCGAGGTCTACGAGCAGACCGGCTCGGCCGTCATCGCGACACAGCAGGTGGATGGGCCGGGCATCTCGGCGTACGGCGTGCTCGACGCGCAACCGGTGCCGGGGAAGTTCGGCGGGCGGCTGTACGAGATCAGGGACCTGGTCGAGAAACCCAAGCCGCAGGATGCGCCGTCGAACCTGGCCGTCATCGGGCGGTACATCCTGACGCCCGACGTCTTCGAATATCTCGAGAAGACGCCGCTGGGCGCCGGCGGCGAGCTGCAGCTCACCGACGGCCTGCGTGGGCTGGCGAAAAAGGGGAAGCTGCTGGGCTATCGCTTCGAGGGCGTGCGGCACGATACCGGCGACAAGCTCGGCTTCCTGAAAGCGACGGTGGAGTTCGCGCTCAAGCGGCCGGACCTGGGTGACGGGCTGCGGGAGTACCTGAAGAACCTCAAGCTGTAACGCCCTGAACCGTTCATCGTGGTCTCACGATTGTTCATGCCGGCTATCGGACCGCGGGGCTCATGATCCAATCGTGCATCCAGTCGGTGGGGTAGCCGGCGCGGCGGAGGTCGGTGGCGAGCTGCGCCCAGTGGCGCATGCCGTGCGTCAGCGCCTGCCCCAGCATCTTGCGCTTGCTGACCTGGCCGGCGGGACCGAAGGGCGCCTGTTCCGCGAGTTCCTTCTCGCCCGCTTGCGCGATGAAGTCACGCATCTTCTTGCGCGCGGCTTCGCCGATGGCGAAGACCTCGTCCACGGTCGACTGCGGCAGCTGCTCGAGATCCGGGCGCGGCTCGCCCAGCGCCGCGCAGCCGAAGATAAGCTCGGCGATGAAGATGTGCGCGACCAGTTCGCGCACGTTCTTCGCGCCGCGGACATCGGTGGCGAGCTCGAACGCCGCGGGGTTCTTCTGGAAGTATTCCTTCCAGCGGCGCGACTCGGCGTCGGTGTAGTCGAGCAGCTCGCGGAAGCTGAGGCCGGGCTCGCTCATTTTCCGCGCGCGGCCTTGAGCTTGGCGGATTTCTCCTCCACGCCCTTGGCCAGCTTCTCCTTGTGCGCCTTCATCTTCTCGGCGATGGCCTGGTCGCCGAGCGCGATGATCTGCGCGGCCAGGATGCCGGCGTTGGTGGCGCCCGCCTTGCCGATGGCGACGGTCGCGACCGGGATGCCGGCGGGCATCTGCACGGTCGAGAGCAGCGAATCGAGGCCGTTCAGGACGCTCGGGATAGGCACGCCGATGACCGGCAGGGTGCTCTCGGCGGCGATGACGCCGGCGAGGTGGGCGGCGCCGCCCGCGCCCGCGATGATGACCTTGATGCCGCGGCCGGCGGCCGAGCGCGCGAAGTCGCCCGTCTTGCGCGGCGCGCGGTGCGCCGAGGTCACGTCGATCTCGTACGCGATGCCGAAGCCCTCGAGGGCCTTGGCGGCCTCGTTCATGATCTCCAGGTCGGAGTCGCTGCCCATCACAATCGCTACTTGCGGCTTATCTGACATTCGTTCCTCTCTCTAGTTTTTCTTCAACGCCGAGGCGCGGAGTTCGCCGAGGCCTTTCTTCCTTATCCTCGGCGCGCTTTGCGCTTCTGCGTTGAATCATTTCTTCGCGGCCGGTTGCAACATTCGCGCCGCAATGTCTTTTCGATAATGCATGCCGTCGAACTTGATGAGCGCGGAGGCTTCGTAGGCCCGCGCGACGGCCTGCTCGAGCGAGGCGCCGCGCGCGGTGACGCCCAGGACGCGTCCGCCGGCGGTGACCACGTCGCCGGCAGCGTTCCTCGCGGTCCCGGCGTGGAAGACCATGGCGCCTGCGACCTGAGCGGCGGCGTCGAGCCCGGTGATGACCTTGCCCTTGGCGAAGTCGCCGGGGTATCCGCCGGAGGCGAGCACGACGCAGCAGGTCGCGTCCGGCGACCACTTGAAGTCGCCGTCGGAGACGCGGCCGTCGACCGAGGCCTCGAAGGCGTCGACGAGATCGGACTCCAGCCGCATCAGGATGGGCTGCGTCTCGGGGTCGCCGAAGCGGCAATTGAACTCCAGCACCATCGGGCCGCGCGGCGTCATCATCAGGCCGCAATAAAGGATGCCGCGATACTCCGCGCCTTCCGCCTTCATGCCGCTGACCACCGGTTGCGCGACGTGGTGGATGAGCCAGTCGCGCATCGCGGGCTCGAGCAGGGAATCGGTGGAGTAGGCGCCCATGCCGCCGGTGTTGGGGCCGGTATCGCCGTCGCCGACGCGCTTGTGGTCCTGCGCGGCGACCAGCGGCGCCACGCGCTCGCCGTCGCTCATCACCAGGAAGGAAAGCTCCTCGCCCTCGAGAAACTCTTCCAGCACGACGCGCGCGCCGGCGGCGCCGAGCAGCTTTCCGGAGAGCATCTCGCGCGCGGTGGCGGCGGCCTCGTCCTTGGTCTGCGCGATGACCACGCCCTTGCCGGCCGCCAGGCCGTCGGCCTTCACCACGATGGGCGCGGAGAAGTGCGCCAGCGCGTCCTTCAGCTCCTTCTCGTCCGGGATGACCGCGTAGTGGGCGGTCGGGATGTTGTGCCGCCGCATGAACTCCTTGGCGAAGCTCTTCGACGATTCGAGCTGCGCGGCGGCGCGCGTGGGTCCAAAGATGCGCAAGCCGCGCGCGAGGAAGGCGTCGACCACGCCGGCGGTCAGCGGCACCTCCGGGCCGACCACGGTGAGGTCCGGCTGGAGCTGCTGCGCGAGCGCCAGCGCCGCGTCCACGCTCGCCACGTCGAGCGGCACGCATTCGGCGTCCTGCGCGATGCCGGCGTTGCCGGGCGCGCACCATACCTGCTCGACGCGCGGAGACTTGCGGATCGCCCACGCCAGCGCGTGTTCGCGGCCGCCTCCGCCGATGACCAGCACCTTCACTGAGTTCCCTCGCTCCGCCCGGGACTTCGGCTGCGGGCTCCCGGGCCCCATGCCCGCAAGACGCCTCAACATGGAAGCGACTAGGCTATTGGGCGGCGCGCCGGAGTGTCAATCGCCGTTAACCGTGCTTAAGGTGGGGGCTATAATGCTCGCACCGTGCCGCGTATCACCATCTCGAAAGAGGACTACCTCAAGGCGATCATGGAAGCCGAGAGCGAAGGGCTGAGCGTGATCTCGGCGACGCTGGCGCACTGGCTGAGCGTCTCGCCGCCGGCGGTGACGATGGCGCTGCGCCGCCTGAAGAAAGACGGCCTGGTCTCGGTGGCGCGCGACGGCCGGGTGCAGCTCACCGCGCAGGGGCGCCGCATCGCGCAAGGGACCATCCGGCGGCACCACCTCATCGAGCGCATGCTCTCGGAGATCTTCGGGATGGAGTGGTTCAAGGTGCACGACGAAGCCGAGCGGCTGGAGCACGCCGTCTCGGCGGCCTTCGAGCAGAAGCTGGCGGAAAAGCTTGGGCCGGGAGGCCTGTGCCCGCACGGCAACCTGACGGTGCCGGAAAGCGCGCCCGCGCGGCGCAAGCGCGGGCTCATCCCGCTGGCGGAGGCGGAAGCGGGCCGCACCTACCGCATCGGGAGCGTGTACGAGCGCGACCGCAAGCTGCTGGAGTTCCTGGAGCACCGCAAGCTGCGGCCGGGCAGCCGGCTGCGCGTGGTGGCCACCAACTACGACCAGACGGTCACGGTGGCGACCGACTCGGGGCAGGTCTCGGTGGGCAAGCCGGTGGCGGAGAAGGTGTGGGTGGCCGGCCCGGCGGAGAACGGCGCCCGCACGCGCCGCTAGTTAACTATAGTTTACTCGTGTTACTATACCCAGCCTAAGCTGCTGCACGTTCCCGATCTCATGAGCACACCCGCGGCCCGCATCAACGGATGGCGTTACCCGGCGGCCTCGCCGTCGCTGCCGGAGGTCTACGCCTCCATGCCGATCCCGAAGGACGCGCGCTTCTGGCGCAAGATGCTCGCGTTCGCGGGCCCGGGGTTCCTGGTGGCGGTCGGCTACATGGACCCGGGCAACTGGGCCACCGACCTGGCGGCGGGCTCGCGCTACAACTACTCGCTGCTGTTCGTGATCATGCTGTCGAACCTGATGGCGATCCTGCTGCAGAGCCTGTCGGTGAAGCTGGGGGTGGTGAGCGGGCGCGACCTGGCGCAGGCCTGCCGCGACCACTACTCCAAGCCGGTCTCGTTCGGCCTGTGGGTGCTGTGCGAGGTCGCGATCGCGGCGTGCGACCTGGCGGAGGTCATCGGCTCGGCCATCGCGCTGCAGCTGCTGTTCGACATCCCGCTGATCGTGGGCGTGTGCCTGACGGCGCTCGACGTGATGATCATCCTGTTCCTGCAGAACAAGGGGTTTCGGTACATCGAGGCGTTCGTGATCGCGCTGACCGCGATCATCGGGACGTGCTTCGCGCTGGAGATCTTCTTCTCGCGGCCGGAGCTGGCGGGCATCGCGCGCGGCTTCCTGGTGCCGACGCCGGAGATCTTCTCCAACCGCGAGATGCTGTACATCGCCATCGGCATCCTGGGGGCGACGGTGATGCCGCATAACCTCTACCTGCACTCCGCGGTGGTGCAGACGCGGCAGGTGCTGCCGGACGACGAATCGAAGCGCGAGGCCATCAAGTTCCACAACATCGACTCGGCGGTCGCGCTCACCTTCGCGCTGTTCGTGAACGCCGCCATCCTCATCCTGTCCGCGGCGGTCTTCCACCGCGGCGGGCACAACGAGGTGGCCGAGATCCAGGAGGCCTACCAGTTGCTGACGCCGCTGCTGGGGGTGACGGGCGCGAGCGCGCTGTTCGCCATCGCGCTGCTCGCCTCCGGGCAGAACTCCACGCTCACCGGCACGCTCGCCGGCCAGGTGGTGATGGAAGGCTTCCTGAACATCCGGCTGAAGCCGTGGGCACGGCGGCTGATCACGCGCGGCATCGCCATCGTGCCGGCGGTGATCGTGACCGCGCTCTACGGGCAGAGCGGCACCGCCAAGCTGCTGATCCTGAGCCAGGTCATCCTGAGCATGCAGCTGAGCTTCGCGGTCTTCCCGCTGGTGATGTTCACCAGCGACAAGGAGAAGATGGGCCGCTTCGTGAACCCGGCCTGGATCAAGGCGCTGGCGTGGACGGTCGCGGTGTTCATCGCGTCGCTGAACGTGTGGCTGCTGGCGCAGACGTTCCGCGACTGGATGAGCTAGGCCGCGCCGCGCGCTCGAGGGCGAGCGCGCCACATCATTCGGAGCTGTAGAGGCTGCTTTTCCAGATGGGGAACGCTTCTTCGCGGAAGACGGTATAGAGGGCGTAGCGGTAGCCGGCGTCGGAGACGAGGCGGAAGAGCAGCTCGGCGCGGCCGCGGCCCTCGGCGTCGATGGGGCCGACCAGCTCCATGCGCGGGACGGCGTCGAGGTGGTCCTTGTCGGTGACGTTGGCGAAGACCTTCTGCGGCACGAAGCTGAGGTCGGTGCGCGCGATGAAGGTCACGTAGGTGTCGCCGGAGACGCCGGTCACGACCAGCTCGGCGTTGTTGTCGAGGTTCAAGTCGTAGGCGGCGACCTCGACGCGCGAGAAATGGGCAGCGCGGGCGCCCGCGCCCGCGGCCTTTGACTTCGGGTTCTTTATCGCCTTCGCCGCCGGCGCGCGCGCTGCCAGGTACTTGTTCAGCTCGGCTTCGGCGAGCGTGACGGCCTTGGCCTTGAGCGCCTTCTCTTCCTCGGGCTTCCATGGGAAGCGGTAGTCGCGGGTGTTGCCGGTGCCGTCGGGGTCGGAGACGCCGATGAGGACTTCGCGGGCCGGGGCATTCGGGGCACCGGCTGTGCTCGCCGGGGTTTGGGCGGGAAGCTCGAGCGTCTGCCTGGCGGAGCTGGAGCCACCGCGGCGCAGCGTGGGGCGGTCGGGGTCGAGATCGTGCGGCGTGATGGGCTGCTCGGGCTGCACCGGGTGGACGCGCTCGGCCTCGGCGCGCGGCGAGCTGGGCTTGCCGCCGGGCTCGCTGGAAACGGGCGCTTCCGGCGCGGGCTTCGCCGTGTCGGAGGAGCCGGGCTTGCGGAGCCTGGGCGGGCCGTCGTCGTCGTTGAGCGTGCGGGTGCGCTCGCGCTCGGCGGCGGAGCGCGCCTTTTCCGCGGCCTCGAGCTGCGCGCGCGACTCCCACTTTCCCAGTCCGTACCACTCGCCCTTCTGCTGCTTGGCGGCGCCGACGGTGAAGAAGCCTTCCGGCGTGCC includes the following:
- the galU gene encoding UTP--glucose-1-phosphate uridylyltransferase GalU; protein product: MKKIRKAVFPAAGLGTRFLPATKAQPKEMLPLVDKPIIQYGVEEALAAGCDQIIIVTGRGKSAIEDHFDVSYELEKMLEERGKHDLLTIVRQISDMIHVAYVRQKEAMGLGHAVLMARELVGDEPFAVLLADDVIDARTPCLKQMAEVYEQTGSAVIATQQVDGPGISAYGVLDAQPVPGKFGGRLYEIRDLVEKPKPQDAPSNLAVIGRYILTPDVFEYLEKTPLGAGGELQLTDGLRGLAKKGKLLGYRFEGVRHDTGDKLGFLKATVEFALKRPDLGDGLREYLKNLKL
- a CDS encoding DinB family protein produces the protein MSEPGLSFRELLDYTDAESRRWKEYFQKNPAAFELATDVRGAKNVRELVAHIFIAELIFGCAALGEPRPDLEQLPQSTVDEVFAIGEAARKKMRDFIAQAGEKELAEQAPFGPAGQVSKRKMLGQALTHGMRHWAQLATDLRRAGYPTDWMHDWIMSPAVR
- the purE gene encoding 5-(carboxyamino)imidazole ribonucleotide mutase; protein product: MSDKPQVAIVMGSDSDLEIMNEAAKALEGFGIAYEIDVTSAHRAPRKTGDFARSAAGRGIKVIIAGAGGAAHLAGVIAAESTLPVIGVPIPSVLNGLDSLLSTVQMPAGIPVATVAIGKAGATNAGILAAQIIALGDQAIAEKMKAHKEKLAKGVEEKSAKLKAARGK
- the purD gene encoding phosphoribosylamine--glycine ligase, with product MKVLVIGGGGREHALAWAIRKSPRVEQVWCAPGNAGIAQDAECVPLDVASVDAALALAQQLQPDLTVVGPEVPLTAGVVDAFLARGLRIFGPTRAAAQLESSKSFAKEFMRRHNIPTAHYAVIPDEKELKDALAHFSAPIVVKADGLAAGKGVVIAQTKDEAAATAREMLSGKLLGAAGARVVLEEFLEGEELSFLVMSDGERVAPLVAAQDHKRVGDGDTGPNTGGMGAYSTDSLLEPAMRDWLIHHVAQPVVSGMKAEGAEYRGILYCGLMMTPRGPMVLEFNCRFGDPETQPILMRLESDLVDAFEASVDGRVSDGDFKWSPDATCCVVLASGGYPGDFAKGKVITGLDAAAQVAGAMVFHAGTARNAAGDVVTAGGRVLGVTARGASLEQAVARAYEASALIKFDGMHYRKDIAARMLQPAAKK
- a CDS encoding metal-dependent transcriptional regulator; translated protein: MPRITISKEDYLKAIMEAESEGLSVISATLAHWLSVSPPAVTMALRRLKKDGLVSVARDGRVQLTAQGRRIAQGTIRRHHLIERMLSEIFGMEWFKVHDEAERLEHAVSAAFEQKLAEKLGPGGLCPHGNLTVPESAPARRKRGLIPLAEAEAGRTYRIGSVYERDRKLLEFLEHRKLRPGSRLRVVATNYDQTVTVATDSGQVSVGKPVAEKVWVAGPAENGARTRR
- a CDS encoding Nramp family divalent metal transporter, with the protein product MSTPAARINGWRYPAASPSLPEVYASMPIPKDARFWRKMLAFAGPGFLVAVGYMDPGNWATDLAAGSRYNYSLLFVIMLSNLMAILLQSLSVKLGVVSGRDLAQACRDHYSKPVSFGLWVLCEVAIAACDLAEVIGSAIALQLLFDIPLIVGVCLTALDVMIILFLQNKGFRYIEAFVIALTAIIGTCFALEIFFSRPELAGIARGFLVPTPEIFSNREMLYIAIGILGATVMPHNLYLHSAVVQTRQVLPDDESKREAIKFHNIDSAVALTFALFVNAAILILSAAVFHRGGHNEVAEIQEAYQLLTPLLGVTGASALFAIALLASGQNSTLTGTLAGQVVMEGFLNIRLKPWARRLITRGIAIVPAVIVTALYGQSGTAKLLILSQVILSMQLSFAVFPLVMFTSDKEKMGRFVNPAWIKALAWTVAVFIASLNVWLLAQTFRDWMS